The window CTGGTTGAAGTAGGGAAGTTATTATGGAATTTAACGTGGCATGGGATCAGGTGGTGCAGCTGAGGTTGAAAAGTTTTGTAGATACAATATTACTGATTAAGAGACAAGATCAAGCAGAGACCACATCTATTCTTGAATTTTGAGGGCAAGAATAGAATATGACAAGTGGAACAGCAGGATATTGTGAGGTTAGAGATATGTTTGTTAATTGGGCTAGAGCCATCTGAGTAGTATAGCCTATATTAATGGATTTGCCAAGGCTGAACTGCAATGAAAGGTGGTCGATGATAGAGTAGGGTTGACTAGAGTTTAAGAAATATAATAGAacagagaacaagaagaaaaagtgcTGTTATGGGAATGTGAATGGTCCAGGAACAGTAACTGAGATTGTTAACTAGAAAAAACAAAGCACATGAAGaggataaagaaaaagaaacgaTAGACTAGCAGAGGAGTATATGATAAAGAATTGATGAAGAAATAGAATTGAAGTAATGAAGAAAGATAGAATGATTCGacagaagagaagggaagaccACTAATCATGTACGGGTACAGCCCTCTTTATGAAAGACAAAATTGACTCACTTTAGGGCTCCTAAATCAAGTAGACAATTGCCCCTTTTTGTTACCTATAATATGAAAATCAACTCCTAATGTGAATCTAGTTACAATATAACAACTTCCATGAGTGCTTAATCTCTTTCCTGATCAAATAAAACTACTACTAACTAGAGATAAACTTGAAATAGAAATCCTAGTCTTATTAGACTTGCTAATAGAGAGTCCCGTCACAGATCCTATCAGTAGAGTGGTCATAATTTTCCCAATATAACTTGGAAGTACAATATGTTAGTCTCATTGAATGGGTAAGTAGATGACCTTGCAAATGGAACCAACATCACTGTAAAGTGAAAACAATGAAGTTTTGACACCCAAAATTGAGTCCAAAGAACCAGAATGATGGAAATATCTGATTTCCTGTAATAGAATGTTCCCAAACGTTAAAACTGATCCAATGATTCGAAACAATAGGAATTAAACTCATGGCCAAGTAGCTAACTTACCATGATAAAGAAAGGTAACACTAACACTCTCCTATTTACAATCTAGCTACAATAAAGAAAGGCAACACTAGCACTAGCACTAGCACTAACAGAATTAAACTCACACTCAACTtaccacaatagggacactccctgTATTGTGATCAACACCCAACACAACTAAAACAGAATTACATTCTTGCATCACATCTCAGTCCCTAATTTTAGAATTATTAAATGCCCTTCTTGAGCAAATTTTTCGTTCAATGAGATGTCTCTGCTATCTTGCAAAATGGGAGTTGTGTACCCCAGGATATGTTTCGGTAGTAGATCCTTTTTTATCTGAATTGAAGGGCTGTGATGGATTTGAGTCGGATTATCCTCCGTTAAAACAGAACACCTGATCTGATTTGATCTTTTCTACCAAAACCTGATTCGAGTACAATAAGAGTATCGGATATTTGATCGTCCAATTCGATTAGTTAAGCTCGAGATTTTGCTTTCTCTGATTCCTCATGTGATTGACCTTGCCAGGTGATCTCTTAAGTTTGGCGGGCTTGCCATGGCCATCATGCTATTCTGGAAGTTGTCCAGAGACTCCACATCATTCGCAGTGTATATCATCTTCTGAATCTATCCATCCCccaccaaaaccaaaaacccagaaaccctaaaatttctcAAGCTGGAGCCCCTATTGGGCTAAAATTAAGGTCAAGAATTGTAGAAGCAACATAGAATAGCGATGGAGAGGATTGATTTGAGAAGGAATCGATGGTTTTGATAGGGATAGAACAATATCAATATATTAGGAGGCTTTGGTTTTCCTCAGTTTTGGTTtagttttccttcttttccctgAAAATAGGAATGAAATGCCCTGGTATTCAGGTAGTATGGTGgatcttttctttattctaaAGCCTGCTGTTCATAGAGTTGAGACAAAAGCACTTCAAGTTGCATGTTTAATGGCAAGAAGTCTCAACCTCAAAGTTGTATATCTTTTTGACAAGGCATTGATGGTAAGAAAATCTCCCGCCCTTGGTGTTTCCAAACCTCACTGGCTTGTCAGCTGTCCCTCcgtattttctaaaatctcATTGGCAGTAAGTATATCCAGATTCGATCTGTTTACATACTCGATCATTCCTCAAAGAATCTGTTTGGGTTGGACACTTAATGGTAAGTCCTTATTGAACTGAATTTGGACTAATCTGAATCAATATCTGGTCCATCAACAGCTCTGCTGTACTGTGTTGTTACTTTGGCATGATGCTGTTAAGGCCAATGAACTTTGACGGTTGTGCTAGCTCAACACCCTAAAACAAATGGATTTCCTTTCGTAATATCAGAATGTATTCTGGAAACTTTAAACTTCCAAGTTCTTGGAAGTCCATGAACTGTTGTCTTGGATGATGCCACTAATGCACTGATAAGACAGTTTATTATCTTGTTTTTATCTAGTTAATTTCTTGCCTTTCAACTATCAGATGCATtactgttttgttttctttgggcCTAACATTGGATCTTCTGTGGTTTCTGCGTACATATGCTTCATGTTGGAATTAAGTTTTCTGAACCCATTAAGTCTTCCTTCGAAATTCATTTTGGGGAAAAATATCCTGGCTCTTAATGTTAAACTTTACCTTTACAGGGTGCTGCTCTGGAACCACTTAATATGGCATCGAAGGTAGTGCCTGAGACTTCTGCACCCAGTCAATCTCCTCCTATCAAGGTATCTTCAATTTCCACCACCAATGAAAATAAGGGAGTTAGTGTTACCAGATCTCATGAGGTTCCTGGAAAATCCAGTACAGATGGGACAACTTCAGCTGTTGGCAAGAGTGGAAGTCTGTCTCTTGATGCTTTAGCAAAAGCTAAGAGAGCTTTACAGATGCAAAAGGAGTTGTCAGAAAAGCTGAGAAAGATTCCATTGGTAAGTTCAGCAATAAATATTTTTCtaatatttcaatttcataataaaattttattactttccacccttccaaaaaaaaagaaatttattttacCTTGTAATTTGGttttgtctttctctctctatccctTCTTATGGTTTTTGTGGAACTCTCTGCTCCGTTCTGTAATCCGAATAACCATGTCTTCTTTTGTTTGTCTAGTTGAATAAAGGTGCAAGCTCAGATGGTAGCCTACAGCTTGGTGGATCAACAAACAAGAAGGAACCTAAAGCTCTCTTATCAAGTGCAGCAAGGGACCCAGGATCTATCCCGCCTACTACTGATACAATAGCTTCCACTTCACAGGCAAAATCAAGCATAACAAATGCGTTCACTGCTGCTACGGCTTCTGTGAAGCCGCCCATCACTGGCGCGACTGCTGTTCCTGGGCTTACAACCATACCTAACATTGAAGCTGTAAAACGAGCACAAGAACTTGCTGCAAAGATGGGATTTCACCAGGATCCAGAATTTGCTCCTCTTATAAACATGTTCCCAGGGCACACTGCAACAGATGTTGCTGTCCAGCAGAAGCCATCCAAAGCCCCTGTTCTCCGTTTGGATGCACTTGGTAGAGAAATCGATGAACATGGAAATGTAATCAATATGCCTAAACTCACAAATCTCAGTACATTAAAGGTTTGTGCGTTCCTTTTCCTGCTTTTTCAGTTGCTTTCTCTTATTTATACTCGTGGTACTTCTATTCAAAATCCTGTTCTTTACTGTTCTTGCTAATTTCATACTTATGTAAATTCTTCAGGTAAACATCaacaaacagaaaaaagaagctTTCCAAATTCTTAAACCTGAGCTGGATGTTGATCCAGAATCAAACCCTCATTTTGACCCTGGAATGGGCATCAATAAAACCAAGCTGTTGAGGCCTAAGAGGATGAATTTCCAGTTTGTGGAGGAAGGCAAATGGTCGAAGGATGCAGAAATAATTAGATTCAAGGTATTGAATGTCCCAGTTTGCAAATTTGGCTTCTTGTCCTTGATCTTTCTTTAGGTCAAGAAACTCTGTGCCTGCCTTATTTGGTCTTATTATAATTGGTTTTTAGAGCCAATTTGGAGAAGCGCAAGCTAAAGAGTTGAAGACAAAACAAGCACAGCTGGCAAAGGCAAAGGCAGAGCCTGATATCAATCCAAATTTGATAGAGGTATCAGAGAGAGTTGTCAACAAGGAAAAACCAAAGGACCCAATCCCTGAAACTGAGTGGTGGTAAGTTGTTCTACCCATTTAATGGCATGATATGTATTTGTTTCCTTTAAACAAGGTATTTCTTGCTATGTATTGGTCCATGTATTTTAGAACAACCAATATTGAAGACCATtgcaaaaaaatttcattcgACTGTGACATGTTACTTTCACTAGTCTAATCCTGTGCACTGAATTAACCAGGGACATACCACTTTTGCTTTCTGGAAACTATGGCAACTTAAGTGAAGGCAGCATCAGCGAAGACAAACTTAAAATGGATAAGATTACAATTTATGTGGAACATCCTCTTCCTATTGAACCCCCAGCAGAACCTGCTCCACCACCCCCACAGCCCCTGAAGCTTACAAAGAAGGAGCAGAAGAAATTGCGCACGCAGAGGCGCTTAGCGAAGGAAAAAGATAGACAGGAGATGATAAGGCAAGGTCTGTTAGAACCTCCAAAGCCCAAAGTGAAGATGAGCAATCTCATGAAAGTCCTTGGTTCAGAAGCAACTCAAGATCCCACCAGGCTTGAAATGGAGATACGAAGTGCAGCTGCAGAGCGTGAACAAGCCCATGTTGACAGGAACATTGCACGGAAGCTCACACCGTCAGAGCGCCGTGAGAAGAAAGAGCGGAAGCTCTTTGAGGATCCAAATACTCTGGAGACCCTTGTGTCAGTGTATCGGATCAACGACCTGTCACACCCACAGACCCGCTTTAAGGTTGATGTCAATGCCCAAGAGAACCGTCTGACAGGCTGTGCTGTCATATCAGATGGCATTAGTGTGGTGGCCGTGGAAGGTGGCAGTAAGCCCATCAAGAGATATGGGAAGTTGATGCTCAGGCGTATTAATTGGGCTGCGTCTGTGgggaatgaagaagatgatgatgaaaacGAAGACAAACCTGACAACAAGTGTGTGTTAGTGTGGCAGGGCAGTGCTGCTAAACCATGCTTCAAC is drawn from Telopea speciosissima isolate NSW1024214 ecotype Mountain lineage chromosome 1, Tspe_v1, whole genome shotgun sequence and contains these coding sequences:
- the LOC122668723 gene encoding protein RDM16-like isoform X2 → MDKTVEKEKSSRKTRDERERDRDRNRDYIKDHRRESDHHRDHERDRDQERERDHKHRTKDSQLRESEERHHSDKYREEKHSLKDNDSVKDKVSGSRHSKDLRHGDGDWVRSRDYAQDYESKREQSHELRDGREDNGGLKDRVLGSRHSKDDRHRDGDRHRSRDYLQDHESKHERSNEPRDGTEGSRDRVLHEESIERRSSTSHKRKEREESEEQLDKREKRVRDLDVAKEERREKRRFGDKVVDDSKDLNGIVNDASRERRKVEDGVEEEMRDVTGREERRVRRKFGDRLKEEGMMVVEEEMQPVSVINSEKNEAVDELVDNAQNTVSSNGSGSIGNGAALEPLNMASKVVPETSAPSQSPPIKVSSISTTNENKGVSVTRSHEVPGKSSTDGTTSAVGKSGSLSLDALAKAKRALQMQKELSEKLRKIPLLNKGASSDGSLQLGGSTNKKEPKALLSSAARDPGSIPPTTDTIASTSQAKSSITNAFTAATASVKPPITGATAVPGLTTIPNIEAVKRAQELAAKMGFHQDPEFAPLINMFPGHTATDVAVQQKPSKAPVLRLDALGREIDEHGNVINMPKLTNLSTLKVNINKQKKEAFQILKPELDVDPESNPHFDPGMGINKTKLLRPKRMNFQFVEEGKWSKDAEIIRFKSQFGEAQAKELKTKQAQLAKAKAEPDINPNLIEVSERVVNKEKPKDPIPETEWWDIPLLLSGNYGNLSEGSISEDKLKMDKITIYVEHPLPIEPPAEPAPPPPQPLKLTKKEQKKLRTQRRLAKEKDRQEMIRQGLLEPPKPKVKMSNLMKVLGSEATQDPTRLEMEIRSAAAEREQAHVDRNIARKLTPSERREKKERKLFEDPNTLETLVSVYRINDLSHPQTRFKVDVNAQENRLTGCAVISDGISVVAVEGGSKPIKRYGKLMLRRINWAASVGNEEDDDENEDKPDNKCVLVWQGSAAKPCFNRFLVHQCRTEAAARKVFSDAGVGHYWDLAINHTDE
- the LOC122668723 gene encoding protein RDM16-like isoform X1 — its product is MDKTVEKEKSSRKTRDERERDRDRNRDYIKDHRRESDHHRDHERDRDQERERDHKHRTKDSQLRESEERHHSDKYREEKHSLKDNDSVKDKVSGSRHSKDLRHGDGDWVRSRDYAQDYESKREQSHELRDGREDNGGLKDRVLGSRHSKDDRHRDGDRHRSRDYLQDHESKRERSHLHKDYESKHERSNEPRDGTEGSRDRVLHEESIERRSSTSHKRKEREESEEQLDKREKRVRDLDVAKEERREKRRFGDKVVDDSKDLNGIVNDASRERRKVEDGVEEEMRDVTGREERRVRRKFGDRLKEEGMMVVEEEMQPVSVINSEKNEAVDELVDNAQNTVSSNGSGSIGNGAALEPLNMASKVVPETSAPSQSPPIKVSSISTTNENKGVSVTRSHEVPGKSSTDGTTSAVGKSGSLSLDALAKAKRALQMQKELSEKLRKIPLLNKGASSDGSLQLGGSTNKKEPKALLSSAARDPGSIPPTTDTIASTSQAKSSITNAFTAATASVKPPITGATAVPGLTTIPNIEAVKRAQELAAKMGFHQDPEFAPLINMFPGHTATDVAVQQKPSKAPVLRLDALGREIDEHGNVINMPKLTNLSTLKVNINKQKKEAFQILKPELDVDPESNPHFDPGMGINKTKLLRPKRMNFQFVEEGKWSKDAEIIRFKSQFGEAQAKELKTKQAQLAKAKAEPDINPNLIEVSERVVNKEKPKDPIPETEWWDIPLLLSGNYGNLSEGSISEDKLKMDKITIYVEHPLPIEPPAEPAPPPPQPLKLTKKEQKKLRTQRRLAKEKDRQEMIRQGLLEPPKPKVKMSNLMKVLGSEATQDPTRLEMEIRSAAAEREQAHVDRNIARKLTPSERREKKERKLFEDPNTLETLVSVYRINDLSHPQTRFKVDVNAQENRLTGCAVISDGISVVAVEGGSKPIKRYGKLMLRRINWAASVGNEEDDDENEDKPDNKCVLVWQGSAAKPCFNRFLVHQCRTEAAARKVFSDAGVGHYWDLAINHTDE
- the LOC122668723 gene encoding protein RDM16-like isoform X3 — protein: MQKELSEKLRKIPLLNKGASSDGSLQLGGSTNKKEPKALLSSAARDPGSIPPTTDTIASTSQAKSSITNAFTAATASVKPPITGATAVPGLTTIPNIEAVKRAQELAAKMGFHQDPEFAPLINMFPGHTATDVAVQQKPSKAPVLRLDALGREIDEHGNVINMPKLTNLSTLKVNINKQKKEAFQILKPELDVDPESNPHFDPGMGINKTKLLRPKRMNFQFVEEGKWSKDAEIIRFKSQFGEAQAKELKTKQAQLAKAKAEPDINPNLIEVSERVVNKEKPKDPIPETEWWDIPLLLSGNYGNLSEGSISEDKLKMDKITIYVEHPLPIEPPAEPAPPPPQPLKLTKKEQKKLRTQRRLAKEKDRQEMIRQGLLEPPKPKVKMSNLMKVLGSEATQDPTRLEMEIRSAAAEREQAHVDRNIARKLTPSERREKKERKLFEDPNTLETLVSVYRINDLSHPQTRFKVDVNAQENRLTGCAVISDGISVVAVEGGSKPIKRYGKLMLRRINWAASVGNEEDDDENEDKPDNKCVLVWQGSAAKPCFNRFLVHQCRTEAAARKVFSDAGVGHYWDLAINHTDE